A window of the Trueperaceae bacterium genome harbors these coding sequences:
- a CDS encoding HigA family addiction module antidote protein codes for MTSTAARRDIAPVHPGEILKEEFLEDYGLSQYELAKRLGVPAPRINAIVLGKRGISADTALLLARFFGNSPEFWLNLQDHYDLQLAEGRLAGKLEQVVGLTAEERAR; via the coding sequence ATGACGTCAACCGCTGCCCGACGCGACATCGCGCCCGTTCACCCGGGCGAGATCCTCAAGGAGGAGTTCCTGGAGGACTACGGCCTGTCTCAGTACGAGTTAGCCAAGCGTCTCGGCGTGCCCGCCCCTCGTATCAACGCCATCGTCCTAGGGAAGCGCGGCATCAGTGCAGACACGGCCCTGCTGCTTGCGCGGTTCTTCGGTAACAGCCCGGAGTTCTGGCTGAACCTGCAGGATCACTACGACCTGCAGCTGGCGGAGGGGCGCCTAGCCGGGAAGCTGGAGCAGGTGGTAGGGCTTACTGCCGAGGAGCGCGCTCGGTAG
- a CDS encoding RidA family protein produces MVTRHGQGKYYHSVVAHGGTLYLSGVIADDLSAPMAEQTRQVLDKIARTLGEHGSSVHSILSATIYLADFSGKDAMNAVWADWFQAADLPARATVGVATLGQGVLIEISIVAAK; encoded by the coding sequence ATGGTTACACGGCATGGACAAGGTAAGTACTATCACTCTGTAGTCGCTCACGGAGGTACGTTGTACCTGTCGGGGGTTATCGCGGACGATCTATCCGCTCCCATGGCAGAACAGACCCGCCAGGTGCTCGACAAGATCGCTCGAACGCTGGGCGAACACGGAAGCAGCGTGCACAGCATCCTGAGCGCCACGATCTACTTGGCGGATTTCTCCGGCAAGGACGCCATGAACGCCGTCTGGGCCGACTGGTTCCAAGCGGCAGACCTGCCCGCTCGCGCCACGGTGGGCGTGGCGACCCTCGGGCAGGGCGTGCTCATCGAGATATCGATTGTAGCCGCCAAGTAG
- a CDS encoding NADP-dependent isocitrate dehydrogenase — translation MTTPKIIYTHTDEAPALATYSLLPIVQAFAAKAGVPIVTRDISLTGRILAQFPDRLTDAQRVNDDLAELGKLTLEREANIVKLPNISASIPQLKAAIAELQAAGYAVPDLPDDPQTAEEKDVAARYDRVKGSAVNPVLREGNSDRRAPASVKNYARKHPHKMGAWSRDSKTNVATMGAGDFAANERSVTMPAADTLRVELHAADGTVTVLREKIPVLAGEIVDATRMDVAALKSFLAAQVKRAKDEGILFSAHLKATMMKVSDPIIFGHVLKAYFADVFERYGADLAAAGLSANDGLAAIFKGLEALPNGAEIRAAFDAALASGPQLAMVDSDRGITNLHVPSDVIVDASMPAMIRTSGHMWGPDGKEHDTLAVIPDSSYASIYQATIDDCRANGALDPATMGSVPNVGLMAQKAEEYGSHDKTFEIAKAGTVKVLDSAGKVLLEHQVGAGDIWRACQTKDVAVRDWVKLAVKRARATGDPIVFWLDENRAHDRELIKKVNAYLPEHDTSGLDVRILAPEAATKLSLERIRQGLNTISVTGNVLRDYLTDLFPILELGTSAKMLSVVPLLAGGGLFETGAGGSAPKHVQQLTSENYLRWDSLGEFLALAVSFEQFAQVTGNARAQVLADTLDAATGRFLEENRSPGRKLGTIDNRGSHYYLAQYWAQELARQTADPELAAAFAPVAKALTDGEAKIVEELLAVQGSPADIGGYYRPDPAKAARVMRPSGTLNGIVDGLSG, via the coding sequence GTGACTACCCCCAAGATCATCTACACGCACACCGACGAGGCGCCCGCCCTCGCCACGTACTCGCTGCTCCCCATCGTGCAGGCGTTCGCCGCCAAGGCGGGCGTGCCGATCGTCACGCGCGACATCTCCCTCACGGGCCGCATCCTCGCCCAGTTCCCGGACCGGTTGACGGACGCGCAACGCGTGAACGACGACCTCGCCGAGCTAGGCAAGCTCACGCTCGAGCGCGAGGCCAACATCGTCAAGCTGCCAAACATCTCGGCCTCCATCCCGCAGCTCAAGGCCGCCATCGCCGAGCTGCAGGCGGCCGGTTACGCCGTCCCCGACCTCCCCGACGACCCGCAGACCGCCGAGGAGAAGGACGTGGCCGCCCGCTACGACCGGGTGAAGGGCTCGGCCGTCAACCCCGTGCTGCGCGAGGGCAACTCCGACCGGCGCGCGCCCGCGTCCGTCAAGAACTACGCCCGCAAGCACCCGCACAAGATGGGCGCCTGGTCGAGGGACTCCAAGACGAACGTGGCCACCATGGGCGCGGGCGACTTCGCCGCCAACGAGCGCTCGGTCACCATGCCGGCCGCGGACACCCTCAGGGTCGAGCTGCACGCCGCCGACGGCACCGTCACCGTGCTGCGCGAGAAGATCCCCGTGCTGGCGGGCGAGATCGTCGACGCCACCCGCATGGACGTGGCGGCCCTCAAGAGCTTCCTGGCGGCGCAGGTCAAGCGCGCCAAGGACGAGGGCATCCTCTTCTCGGCGCACCTCAAGGCCACCATGATGAAGGTGTCCGACCCCATCATCTTCGGACACGTGCTCAAGGCGTACTTCGCGGACGTGTTCGAGAGGTACGGCGCCGACCTCGCCGCCGCGGGCCTGAGCGCCAACGACGGCCTGGCCGCCATCTTCAAGGGGCTCGAGGCGCTTCCCAACGGCGCCGAGATCCGCGCCGCGTTCGACGCTGCGCTCGCGAGCGGCCCCCAGCTCGCCATGGTCGACTCCGACCGCGGCATCACGAACCTGCACGTGCCGTCCGACGTGATCGTCGACGCCTCCATGCCCGCCATGATCCGCACCTCGGGCCACATGTGGGGCCCGGACGGCAAGGAGCACGACACCCTCGCCGTCATCCCCGACTCCTCGTACGCGAGCATCTACCAGGCCACCATCGATGACTGCCGCGCCAACGGCGCCCTCGACCCCGCCACCATGGGGAGCGTGCCCAACGTGGGCCTCATGGCGCAGAAGGCCGAGGAGTACGGCAGCCACGACAAGACGTTCGAGATCGCCAAGGCCGGCACCGTCAAGGTGCTGGATTCGGCCGGCAAGGTGCTCCTAGAGCACCAAGTGGGCGCCGGCGACATCTGGCGCGCCTGCCAGACCAAGGACGTGGCCGTGCGCGACTGGGTGAAGCTGGCCGTCAAGCGCGCCCGCGCCACCGGCGACCCCATCGTGTTCTGGCTCGACGAGAACCGCGCCCACGACCGCGAGCTCATCAAGAAGGTGAACGCCTACCTCCCCGAGCACGACACCAGCGGGCTGGACGTGCGCATCCTCGCGCCCGAGGCGGCCACCAAGCTGTCGCTCGAGCGCATCCGCCAGGGCCTCAACACGATCTCCGTCACCGGCAACGTGCTGCGCGACTACCTCACCGACCTCTTCCCCATCCTCGAGCTGGGCACCAGCGCCAAGATGCTCTCCGTGGTGCCGCTCCTGGCGGGAGGCGGCCTGTTCGAGACGGGCGCCGGCGGTTCCGCCCCCAAGCACGTGCAGCAGCTCACGAGCGAGAACTACCTACGCTGGGACTCCCTAGGCGAGTTCCTCGCCCTGGCCGTGTCGTTCGAGCAGTTCGCCCAGGTGACCGGCAACGCCCGCGCCCAGGTGCTGGCCGACACGCTCGACGCCGCCACCGGCCGCTTCCTCGAGGAGAACCGCTCCCCCGGCCGCAAGCTGGGCACCATCGACAACCGCGGCAGTCACTACTACCTGGCGCAGTACTGGGCGCAGGAACTCGCGCGGCAGACAGCCGACCCGGAACTCGCCGCGGCGTTCGCGCCCGTCGCCAAGGCGCTCACCGACGGCGAGGCGAAGATCGTCGAGGAGCTGCTGGCCGTGCAGGGATCGCCCGCGGATATTGGAGGGTACTACCGGCCCGATCCGGCGAAGGCGGCGCGGGTGATGCGGCCTTCGGGGACGTTGAACGGGATCGTGGACGGACTGAGCGGCTAG
- a CDS encoding type II toxin-antitoxin system prevent-host-death family antitoxin: protein MYKTITHRELRNNSSAVLRAVELGETLEVTNRGEVVALLMPAGAAVLPRVIPATVTGGFGSLERFERAESVEVALQELREE, encoded by the coding sequence ATGTACAAGACGATCACGCATCGGGAGTTGCGTAACAACAGCAGTGCCGTTCTGCGCGCGGTCGAACTCGGAGAGACCCTTGAGGTGACGAACCGGGGCGAGGTCGTTGCGCTCCTCATGCCTGCCGGGGCTGCTGTTCTTCCAAGGGTGATACCTGCGACCGTGACGGGAGGATTCGGGAGTCTCGAGCGGTTCGAGCGCGCCGAGTCGGTCGAGGTGGCCTTGCAAGAACTGCGGGAAGAGTGA
- a CDS encoding PIN domain-containing protein — translation MRYYIDISAAGKLIVTERESRILAEFLDEATVGGARVLSSVLLETELRRLASRLELPQTSVSGLLDRFDLLLPDLAWFREAGMLAGRHLRSLDALHLAAALRAGVDRLITYDDRQAAAAETFGLRVIRPS, via the coding sequence GTGCGCTACTACATCGATATTTCGGCTGCGGGCAAGCTGATCGTTACCGAGCGGGAGTCGAGGATCTTGGCCGAGTTCCTCGACGAGGCCACAGTCGGTGGCGCTCGCGTGCTGTCCAGCGTGCTTCTGGAGACGGAGTTGCGCCGGCTCGCGTCGCGGCTCGAGTTGCCGCAGACGAGCGTCTCGGGCCTGCTCGATCGTTTCGACCTACTTCTGCCTGACCTCGCCTGGTTCAGAGAAGCTGGCATGCTTGCCGGACGCCATCTCCGGTCGCTGGATGCCTTGCACCTAGCCGCGGCCCTGAGGGCTGGCGTCGACAGGTTGATCACCTACGATGACCGGCAGGCCGCCGCCGCCGAGACCTTCGGACTAAGAGTGATACGTCCTAGCTAG